The Magnetococcales bacterium genome segment CCCAGCCAAAGATGAACCAGTTCGTGACCTAGCGTAAACAGCCGGGCTGTTGGGGAATCCTGGGCATTCAGAAATATAAAGGGAGCCAGTTTGTCGGCCAGAACGAACCCTCGCGCAACCTGCGCAGGAATGTGTTGCCCTGACATGGAGCCAGCCTGAATGATAAAAACTCCGGCCTCTTCCGTGTTGGTTATCAGAAAGGAAAGCGCTTCCTCATTGGAAGATGCGTGGCTGATATCGTCCGGAACCATATTCAGGGTTTGCCGGATTCGTGTTGCCAGCTCAACGGGATCATCCGAAGGACGTGCAGATCCCACAAATTCAAGGGGGTCAATGCCGACTTCCTGCTGATATTCCTTAATCCATTGTTGTTTTTCTTGAGTTTGTCGAATCAGGAAGGCCAATTCCGGTGAAAATTCTTCGGATTCTCCAAAAGGAAGGCGGCGATAGTCCCGAATGCTGGAAAAGTCCGAAGGCGGTGCAGGAAAATAAAATATCGCAAGAGGTCGTTTGTAAACTTCGGCCAGTTTCCGAATTTGAGGGAGAGAAGGCCTTATTTCTCCGCTTTCCCAAGCTCTCAGGGTTTCGACGCGATATCCAGTTCTCCCGGAAGCTTCCGTAATATCCATCCGGGCCGTTTCCCGGGCCCATAACAATATGTTCGGATTGATGTGAGCTTCCAGTTTGCCCATGTGCGGTTTGAAATAACAGTCCTGAGTTAATGAGCATTGAATTTACAAGATGCATAACCTGCATTGAGAAATGCTAATTGACTAAAGCGATGCATGCAAGACAAATTTTATATATATTTGATAATATTAAAGATGTGTGTTGCTGCTCAATATAACAATAATAGTCGAGAATAGATATCAGTGTATACATAAAAGGCATGAGGAAGCGATTCCACGGATTGGGAAGATCCTTGGCTGGGAAATTGGAAGGATCCGGAGATTGGCGTTCCTTCCGGCTCTACTGGGGAATTCGTTTGACCGGTGGCGAGGGGGGGTGTCATCATGAGGGCGAGGCGTCGGATGTGTGAGGCGCAAGCTACCTGAAAGGAGTTGGCGATGTCCAAGTCCACGAGTGAAGCGGAGTGTCGGGGTCGTTTGACGTTGGAGGATTGTCGGCGGGCTTTGGCGGTGCGGGAGGTATTCACCAGCGTCATTACCGCAGAGGATTTGATGTCGCTTTATGAGACGGCCACGGGATTTGCGCAGGTTCGCTGTATCGAGGCCATTGCGGTGGAGCGGGTGATGAGTCGGGAGGTGGTGACCATTGCGCCCGAGATGGCGTTGGTGGAGGCGGCGGCGGTGATGTTGGAGCGGCACATCAGTGGGTTG includes the following:
- a CDS encoding ImmA/IrrE family metallo-endopeptidase; its protein translation is MDITEASGRTGYRVETLRAWESGEIRPSLPQIRKLAEVYKRPLAIFYFPAPPSDFSSIRDYRRLPFGESEEFSPELAFLIRQTQEKQQWIKEYQQEVGIDPLEFVGSARPSDDPVELATRIRQTLNMVPDDISHASSNEEALSFLITNTEEAGVFIIQAGSMSGQHIPAQVARGFVLADKLAPFIFLNAQDSPTARLFTLGHELVHLWLGNSGVSNLENNDLSPPNDRIETFCNRVAAELLVPWELFSVAWKIGDPIESIEKQILLTANHFKVSREVIVYRLLHGDRISRQVATALVKRFREEWLHEKRAESERRKESDNSPPVYHPMKLNSNGRAFSRAVISAYGRGELSGRDTSRLLNLKLNHLPSQAKLLRLPLGSGTNRK